The sequence below is a genomic window from Anopheles cruzii chromosome 3, idAnoCruzAS_RS32_06, whole genome shotgun sequence.
CAGATATCGCCTTATCAGACCTTCGGGAGACGTCACTCCGCAGCGCCGATTCACCCTTCAGCGTGATGGCTCGCTAGGCatatttcattcataaatGGAGCACCCGCTTATCACAAGGTTCTGTTTTACTGTATTTACACATCAGCTTCCGATGCGAAGTCACCTTTAGTTAGTCACAGCGCCGTTCTGGGAAAACTGTATCTTCAAACACAGTCAGTAGCGAAAAAAGGCGATCGATGTGGACAGTCTCTCTTGTGGGCGGTGAATTTGTGGAAAATGGGTGATCAACAGAAGATCGACCGCTTCGCCTGTGGTGACTGTTTGATCCCTTATCGGGCTCCAgtcacggcggcgacgaacgTCAACGCCACGGGTTGGATAATCCAACAAAGTTTCCCACGTGCGCATCCCATTGGTCTCGTTACCCGCGAAGCCGCAGCATAAAGGCAGCTCAACCCTAGTGCTTAGTATTTCAGCAAACACGCTAACTCATCGAAGTCCCTAACCGGGAAGAGTACTTCTGTCAATTGTTGACCTTTTGCCACGTAGGAACGGTTTGCCAATGATATGATTTACGTCAATTGTAGTCGTAAACGTAATTGTGAAAAGAATTGGCTTAGAAAATCCACTATGGATCGTCTTCATCTTGGGCGATCTTGATCCTGTCATTCAACGCCGATGATGATTTGTTACTTTGCGCCAGGTCTCATTAGCattgttgcgaatgcaacgggtagccaagtagatgggaaaaaaggtagaaaagcGATGTTAGGTTTCTTAATCTCCGCTTAGTTTCGGGAGTTTCTGGAGttaaaaaactcgtgtatTTCTGGCACTTTCAAACACTTGACTCCTTCtgactcgctcgcttgccCCTCTTGGCTCGACTCTTTTATCTGCTGGTCCGAATAACACTCCCTCACGGGTCTCGCAAGCGCCCCGAACGTGGCGCATATGGCGCTCAGTCGGAGCGCTCGGTCGGGAGctcatcgatcggtcggtcgatcgggagccgctgggttgcatttgcaacaagCATACTAATTTGATTATATTCACTCCGTTAAACAAATTTACCCAAAAAGGAAACCTTTACTATGAAGGAAGATGAGAAGGGTATGAGAAATAAAATACCAACCAATAGGAAGAGACAATGAATGCGTGCTGATGAGACTGAGTACCGCTTTAAAATCATCAATGAAAGAGAAACGAAAACGTGGAGCGAATACGTCGAAGCAAAAGGACGATTAGTTCCCACGACCGAGCCAACACGTGGTAGCGATCACACGATTGCTGATTGTCTTTTTCAAAAGCCTTCACTTCCACCTTTGTCAGCAACCAACTCACACATActgcgatcgcgatcgtgtgcTACACACAATCAGCTGTTTGGCCGATTCGCTTTACGGCAAACCAGTTCCGAGCGATCCCAATCTTAGCCGATCGAACAGTTTATTCCGAAACGTGAAAGAGTACAGAACGGTCGCTCGCTTCCAGTTCGTTCGATGGTGTAAATAAGACCAGTCTGTAGCAGTGTGACCAACACATCCGTAACAACTGGGCCAACAAGCGAGTTTATCGAGCTGAAAGTTTACAAAcaacgatcatcatcaccgtcattGTAGCCATCATCGCTCGACCTGCAATACTAGCAGAAATTCAGGAAGATCACGATTGTGTCTATCAACGTTGGATTTCCCAGGACTGTGCTGGAACGACCACCCGCGACTCGCGACCCACGACTCGCGACCCGCAATCGCAAGTTGGTCGGTCTGTCTCATCAGTTGATGGAAGATCACCCGCGAGAGGTAACTCGAGGTCTCGCGGAGTCACGCACGCTTCGCTGCTCCGAGCATTCGTTCTAGGCGTCACAAGCGAACGGTTCTGTGCGCGTCAGTGATCAACACCGATTGGtggaacaaaaccaaaccgtAACGTTATACGTGGTTAGAAATGCTAAGAGTACCGTTCGGAGCGGTATTGTTGTTGGGCGTCTTGGCTTTCTATGTGGCCGCACGATCTCCTGCAGCGACGGTGAATGCCCAAGGGCCCTCGAAAAGGGTTAGTGAAgatgtggtggcggcgatcAACAATCTTGCGATGGCCCTCTCGGAGCAGCTTGCTACGCGCTCCAGCAAAACGGAACTGTTCTCGCCGgtcagcatcggcagcatgatgttgctgctgctctgcgcGGCGAAGCGGGGCAGTGGTACGCGCGACGAACTGCTCAGCACACTTCACCTTACCGAGTATCGGAAACAGGCCGGTGTGAGCGTGATCGGAAAGAATTTTGGGCGCCTTTTGAAGGAGTTTACGTACGATATTGCTGGTCAGGGTATACTGGGGGAGGTGCCGGCCTGGCACGCGACACGAAGCTGCAATCCGATGGTAGATGATGCCGaatacgacgacgatgagtaTGTATACGAAAGGGGCGACCACCAGGGTCGCGTAGGAATGCACTTCCATTACTCCAGGTTGTTTTTCCAATAGTTTTCCCGAAGATccaccgatcgaaccgaacgtAGTGCAGCTGGCGAACGGAATCTTTCTGCAGGAAGCGCTAGTAAATAGCACCAACTTCGCCAAGATGGCCAAAGACCTGTACCAAGCGCAGATCACGCACGTCAACTATCGGGATAGGCCGGGCGAGGCACGTACCACCATCAATCGATGGGTGAGCGAAAGCACCCGTGGTCGAATCCAGGAAATTATCGCCGAAGATTTTAGCCCCGCGACGCAGATGGTTGTGGCCAACGCGCTCTACTTTAAGGGTACCTGGGAAACGTTCTTCAATGAGCCACAGTTCACGCGACCCCAAACCTTCTTCCCCGACGGGGACCAGAATCCTCCGGTCATGGTGCCAACCATGTTCGCGGGCGGTTGCTTCCCGTACTACAACTCGGACGAACTGGACGCCCGAATCATGGCCTTCCCGTACCGCAACCGAACCACTTCGATGTATGTGATTCTCCCGAACGGTTCCGATCGGGCCAAGCTCCGTCAGCTTCAGTCCCGCCTAACTTCCACGGTACTCGATCAACTGATCGGCCAGATGCGCCTCCAGAAGGCTATCGTGCAGTTTCCACGCCTACACGTGACCAACTCTTATGATATGAAGCAAGCGCTTCAGCAGCTGGGCTTGCGGGCGCTGTTTAATAGCGCCAAAAGTAATCTGAGGGCACTGCAAACGAACAAGGAGGCTGATCGTGCCGCTAATCTGCACGTTAGTGATATGCTGCACAAGATCGACCTGGAGGTAAACGAGCGGGGAACCGAGGGCGGCGCCGTGACGATCACAGCTATGGAGCGATCGTTGCCACCGGTAAACTTTCGCGTCAAGGGCCCATTTCTGATCGCCATTCGGCACGATCCGACCAAGATGCTGCTATTTTACGGTGCGATTTTCGATCCATCGTAAGCAAACTCTCGTAAGCGCCTCGTGTTATGCCTTATCAGTTATTGCTTAcaacgaaccggaaccgtgtACTGCGCAGTATTTGAGATTCAGCGTGCGGATCAATCATCGAAGGACTAATGCAGTAGAGAgattaaatcaattatttaaaataaataaagtcgtGGCTGGATGATTACGCTCATAAGCCACGCGTACGACTGCGAAGCAATACTTATGTTTACACCTCATATTTGCTTGTTCTTTTGCACGGTACCTCTGTGCTCGTTACGATCAATAATGCAAATCTATGGCAATGGTCGCGTGTAAATCAGGAGTAGAACAGGTTTTCTGGTGTCACGTTTAACTGTTTGTCACTACACCGTGGTGCGTAAATGGAAATAATTTACTCATATTCTCCCATTAGTCGTCGGCTCagtgtttttccatttcaacgaaacgaaaggtAGTAGTTGCTGCATGGTGCGACGTCATCGCTGTCCAGGAATCAATCGCGGAGATTGAAAGCTACTCGTTTATTGTGAAGGGTCTTATTAATTTACCACATAAACGGGAAACTTGAGCGATCACATTGACGTCATTAGAAGCCGTGCTTAACAAGCTCGGCACACACTACGactaaaaaatattaaacattCTGAATcgttttttaaaatattttttgcgAATCTGAAGTAACAGACATGAAGTTTTTTTGAGGGACGAAAATTtggttcaaaaagttttgaattGATACGGCACCGTAGAAAATCATTGTCATTTCGGGACACCCTTCGAATGGAAGCCCCTCCAGCGTATGCAATGAAATGACATGATTTCAATCGTACGGTTCAACAGAAATTTAACACGAAAAGACATCTGTTTTGCTTATTGTGAAGCGAGTTACTAAAAGGAAAGCATCTTTATTATCGGTATTGCGCTTTTAGCGGTAAATGCACTGGCTTGCGGACAAATGCATTAACGTTTCGTTTCAGATTATGAGAGGAAagtgtgaaataaattaaacaattcgTCCGTTCTTCGAATGCTACTGCGTGGTAGCTGCTTCGAGGGTTGTGCTTATGCTGCCGTTCCGGATTTCTTCGCCTCACCGCCCTTCTTGCCGGTAGCCTTCTTCGCTTCGGCTGCCGCTTGCTCGACGTCGATCGGTGCCGGTTTAACGAACGGAATCTCCTCACGATACTTCTCCGGCATGTACTTCTGCAGCACTTCCGGGACCTGTGGAGATTCGAAACGGGAGCCGAGAGTGAGTAATACAGCATCAATTGTCGCACGAAGCCGCTCTAACCCGTCGGCCGCCTTACCTTGATGCCGGTCTCGGTTTGGTGCGTTTCCAGGATCGCACAGATAACGCGTGTCGTCGCGCACATGGTTGCGTTTAGCATGTGCACATAGTCGACGGCCGCATTCATCTTCTTCGTCTGTCCGTAACGTACCAGCAATCGCCGTGCCTGATAATCGAGACAGTTGCTGCAGGAAACGAGTTCCCGgaacgctccggatccggcgaaCCATGCCTCCAGATCGAGTTTCTTCGCTGCGGCGTGATTCAACGCACCGGAAACAATGTTTACCACGCGATAAGGAATGCCGAGCGATTGACAGAATGCTTCCGCATTGCCAATCATCTCGTCCATCATTTCCCAGGACTGATTGTCGTGGGGTGAAGTCAGCACAAACTGTTCCACCTTTTCGAACTGGTGCACCCGGAAGATTCCACGCGTGTCTCGACCGTGAGAACCGACCTCCTGCCGGAAACAAGTGGACAACCCGGCGTACTTGATCGGAAGTGTCGCCTCCGCGATCCACTCATCGCGATGGTAGGCCGCGATCGGTTGCTCCGAGGTGGCGATCAGATACTTCTCATCCGCCGCACCGTCCTCGCCACTGCTCTTGCCGACCACCTTGTACAGCTCCTCGTCGAATTGGGACAGTTGTGCTACCTCTTGCATCACCTCCTTGCGCATAAAGAACGGTGTGTAGAGCGGGGTGTAGCCCTTCGCGTACAAACTGTGCAGCGAGTGCTGGATGAGCGCTTGCTCGAGAAACACGGCCGGGCCGGTAAGGAAGTAGCCGCGACCGCCCGAAACGACCGCACCCTTGTCACCGTTCATACCGTCGATCATGACGATCAGATCGACGTGCGAGTATCGCTGACGCTGCTCACAGTCACCGTACGTACGCTCAACCCGATTTTCGTCCTCATCGTTGCTCACCGGAACACTCTCGTGCAGATGGTTCCCAACTTCACGTAGTGCCGCATTACGCCGGCCTTCTGCTTCGCGCATCAATTGCTCGTTCTCGGCCACCGCTTCATCGATCCGGGTGCGCACCTTCTTGATTTGCTGTACCGTAAGCGTTTTCAGTGAGTTCAGTTGCATCTCGGCAAGCTCCGTCACCAACGCGTCCGGCAGCGGTTCGGTCTCGTCGCCCTgcggttcctttttcttcatcttctCCCCGATCTCCTTGCTGCAGAGATTCTTCATTTTGTTGTAATTGTCCATGTTGAAGCGACACCGGCGCCACTCCTTGTCCTGCTCGATGACCGTCTCAACGAGGGCCACATCCTTGAAGCGGCGCGTTTGGTTCTCCCGTACCTTCGCCGGATCGTGACCCTTGTCACTGCGGAAGAGATCCAGATCGAGTACCATCGTTACCGTCGGCTAACTGTGATTGAACGATTTCCCAAAAATGTGGATGATGAAACTTTTTCTCGGAACTTTTCTGCCGATTCGGGCACTAAACGTGGCTGCCGGACGGGAATGCCGTTGATCTGTTCGTTGACAGTTCGGCAGGGTTGCGTTGAGAccaatttgttttgatttgcacTCGTCTGACAGTTGGGCAAGTGTGCCGTAAACACTCCCGTGGATGACAGTGAGGGAACTCTTGCACAACTCAAAAACCCCATTTTATTCAACGCAAAAAGGAATAGCCTGAAAATTAAATGCTCCACTTGATACCATGGAGGACCTATTTATTTCCGACTTCGCGATACTCGTCTCGTCTACATGGTACACGATCCGTAGCAAAATACGTACTGCCTTGGCGGTTCGTTTGTTGCCGGCTTCAAAAGCTTCCGTTTACCGACTACAACTTTCGCGTTCTTCCATAGCTCGACGGTTGGCTTCAATTCCGCAGTGCTGATTGCTGCCGCAGGTGTGGCCAACGCACCCTTGTTCCGGGAACGATTTACCGTTTTCAGTGGCAGCGGCCGACAaccggaaaatcgaaacccaaTCCGCGCTCGCGGAGTTTGACTCGGATGAACGACGGCCGGCAATCGCTTCGGTTGCCACTCCTCGAACCACGTTTGCATCATTTTCTTTGAGGTTTTCTTCGATCGTGGTACGTAGGACGTAGGCAAAAGATGTGGTACCACTTTTGCGACCACCTTGTAACAATTGCTCGCCTTGATAATCGTCAACCTACGCCGGTTGTACTTCAAGTACCGGCTTTCGATGTATTCTGAAACAGAAGGGGATAGTTTAAAATACTTGCTTCGCACTGTTCCGACCTGCCACTTCTTACGCTCGTAGCTTAGCATAAACGGTCCCAAACTGTCGCCGCAGATGTCGTACAAATACTCGTAGAAAAAGATATCTGACCTCCCGTTGAGAAAAATGCCGGTAGCCTGGAAGGAAGGAACAGCGTTTACATACCGACCCACCCTTCAATGCTTTTTCATACTTACACTAAAATGCGGCACCAGCCACTCTGGCACGGCTTGGCTGTCGATCTGGTAGAAGTACGGCAACAGTTCGCGCATCGCAAACTCACCAACGGCCCACAAACCGCGCAAAATGCGCGACAACCAGTTCCAGTCCATGGTGGTCGTTTTGCGCTCCTGAAAGTAGCGCTGCAGGCGTTCCACCAGCAAAAAGGTGCACTCCTGCTCCACGAACCCCCACTTGCCGGCGTAGAGACCaatcacacggcacacacgaTCCACCAGTCTGTCGGCACAGATCAGCGTGGTAATGTTTTCGCTCTCCAGTGTCGTCGAGTTAGGATTGTGGACCTCCTCCGCACCGTCACTGCTCTCCGACATCTGTAGGCTCACATTCTCCTCCGGATCGGCATCGACCAGGGTCGGTGTGGTGCTTGGTAGTTGCTCGTGCTTTACTTTGACCTCACCGCGAACTAGAGGGCCAGTGGAAAGCAGATCACTCGACAGCATTGCGCCGGGAAGCGACAGTTcctgttgttgcggttgctgttgttgagaTTCTAGTGACTGTTGCACGATAAAGTTTGCTGCCGCAGCATCATCGTACGCAGCCTGTGGATCGAATTCCGTTTTCACCTGAAACCCAGCGCCGGTAATACCGGTGACAGCGGTCGTTTCGCCCTCTACTGCCGCATCGTCCTGCTTGCCCAGCCCCTGCACCATCGAGAAGAGGGCCTCATATTCGTCCTTGATGTTAATATCGATGCCATCCGCACCGTCTTTAATGTTTTCGATGCTTCGCAACAGTTCTTCCGTGGCGTTTGAGTTGGAATTGTTCGAGTCATCGGCCGCCGGGAGGTTGTTCTCGAGCATCGCCATCGATTGGTTGAAAAGGGGTGAAATTACATCCAActgttgcggctgctgttgttgctgatcgTCAGGAACGGTTCCATTCATGGCCGCCACTGGCGGTTCGCCGGAGCCGGACAGTAGCTTCAAGTGAACGTAACCCGGTGGACCGAGTAGCAAGTTGACAAATAGCTGATCGAGCATGCACAGCTCGAGCGTCAGGTCGGAATGGGAGATATGATCGTTGTGTGTTAATGCTTCCAAATAGTCGAGCGAACGGTCCAGTGTATCCTCGGTGTACTCGAATCCTAGCATTTCGATGGATTTCGTTAGTAGCAACTTCATCAACGACGGTGTGTGCTGATTGCAGCGCAGAATGTCGATTGCCGCGTTAAAGCAGTCATCGTCTCCGATAAAAATAGCTACACAGGAAAGGGcaggtttaaaaaaaatggtcacACAATGGTCCATCATTTCGCTGCTTACCATCGCAAATGTTGTTGTACATCCCAATCAAATCCTCCGCAATGTCGGCTTCGGCCATCCAGGTGGTGGAGAGGACCGGCACATTGTCCTGCTCCATCGTAACGTCCTTAATGTACTCTTCTCGTAGATCCAGCACCTCGTCCTGTGCGGGTAAAAGGCGAACAATAATCAAGAGAACGCTAGCGTTCCTCATGCAGGCTGCAGACGAACCGTATTGAAAAAGTATGCTCCATCGTACTCGATTTTGTCCCACGGTTGACTGTTTGCACCGACGATCGGTGGCACGTCCGAATCTTTCAGGACCTCGTTCACCAAGTTATACGTGACCCGCCCGCTCGAATGTCGGCTGTACGTTTTGATGTTCtgcgccggagccggaataGGACAGACATGATTTTCAGTTTATGCGCCAAACAAAAAGAGCGCAGATACGTACATTGACAAGCTCCCACAGTTTGTAGGTTGTGTCCTTGGCCAGTTTTTCGTACACTTCCGCCGACACTTCGGTTTCCTGCTTGTCGTGCTGCTCCCAGGCcgttcgaacggaacgggggcTCAACCCGGCGTACGCCTTAAAGGATGCCTGCGGAAAACGGGACGAAGAATTCAACATAAACCGGAAACGAGCATTCCCGCCAACGGAAATACCTTTTCCTTTGCTTGTCCCATGCCGGAAGCATCATTCCCGGAAGAATCGCTGTGCTGTGTGGCCTGCTTGGCGTGCGAATGGGATGGGAGTTGATTGTGGGGCAGGGAGTTGTTGGACCCCGAGGACGAGTGTTGCTGATGGgaactgttgttgctggtgttatTGTTGCTGCTAGTGCCTCCGCTGGAGGATTTCGTACGTTGTTTCACCTTCGCGGAGGACGATTTTTTCGGACTTTGCTTCATTGTACCGGCCATCGGTACATCGTTTTATTGTGCGGGATGATTTGCTTCTGCCTGTAGTAGTGCTAAGCCGAGGCCAAGTAAAACAACGAAGCCCGCAACACTTAGCACTTACCGGTTCTAAAATTGGCAGATACTTGTGGTGGAAACCAATTGTTTGTGTGAATGTTTCTCCTTTGTTGTTCGGATGTCAGAGGACAAATGTAAATAAAGAAGTGTCAAATGAAAATCTG
It includes:
- the LOC128272248 gene encoding uncharacterized protein LOC128272248 is translated as MAGTMKQSPKKSSSAKVKQRTKSSSGGTSSNNNTSNNSSHQQHSSSGSNNSLPHNQLPSHSHAKQATQHSDSSGNDASGMGQAKEKASFKAYAGLSPRSVRTAWEQHDKQETEVSAEVYEKLAKDTTYKLWELVNNIKTYSRHSSGRVTYNLVNEVLKDSDVPPIVGANSQPWDKIEYDGAYFFNTDEVLDLREEYIKDVTMEQDNVPVLSTTWMAEADIAEDLIGMYNNICDAIFIGDDDCFNAAIDILRCNQHTPSLMKLLLTKSIEMLGFEYTEDTLDRSLDYLEALTHNDHISHSDLTLELCMLDQLFVNLLLGPPGYVHLKLLSGSGEPPVAAMNGTVPDDQQQQQPQQLDVISPLFNQSMAMLENNLPAADDSNNSNSNATEELLRSIENIKDGADGIDINIKDEYEALFSMVQGLGKQDDAAVEGETTAVTGITGAGFQVKTEFDPQAAYDDAAAANFIVQQSLESQQQQPQQQELSLPGAMLSSDLLSTGPLVRGEVKVKHEQLPSTTPTLVDADPEENVSLQMSESSDGAEEVHNPNSTTLESENITTLICADRLVDRVCRVIGLYAGKWGFVEQECTFLLVERLQRYFQERKTTTMDWNWLSRILRGLWAVGEFAMRELLPYFYQIDSQAVPEWLVPHFSATGIFLNGRSDIFFYEYLYDICGDSLGPFMLSYEQYIESRYLKYNRRRLTIIKASNCYKVVAKVVPHLLPTSYVPRSKKTSKKMMQTWFEEWQPKRLPAVVHPSQTPRARIGFRFSGCRPLPLKTVNRSRNKGALATPAAAISTAELKPTVELWKNAKVVVGKRKLLKPATNEPPRQYVFCYGSCTM
- the LOC128272917 gene encoding serine protease inhibitor 28Dc-like gives rise to the protein MLRVPFGAVLLLGVLAFYVAARSPAATVNAQGPSKRVSEDVVAAINNLAMALSEQLATRSSKTELFSPVSIGSMMLLLLCAAKRGSGTRDELLSTLHLTEYRKQAGVSVIGKNFGRLLKEFTYDIAGQGILGEVPAWHATRSCNPMVDDAEYDDDDFPEDPPIEPNVVQLANGIFLQEALVNSTNFAKMAKDLYQAQITHVNYRDRPGEARTTINRWVSESTRGRIQEIIAEDFSPATQMVVANALYFKGTWETFFNEPQFTRPQTFFPDGDQNPPVMVPTMFAGGCFPYYNSDELDARIMAFPYRNRTTSMYVILPNGSDRAKLRQLQSRLTSTVLDQLIGQMRLQKAIVQFPRLHVTNSYDMKQALQQLGLRALFNSAKSNLRALQTNKEADRAANLHVSDMLHKIDLEVNERGTEGGAVTITAMERSLPPVNFRVKGPFLIAIRHDPTKMLLFYGAIFDPS
- the LOC128272001 gene encoding serine--tRNA ligase, cytoplasmic; protein product: MVLDLDLFRSDKGHDPAKVRENQTRRFKDVALVETVIEQDKEWRRCRFNMDNYNKMKNLCSKEIGEKMKKKEPQGDETEPLPDALVTELAEMQLNSLKTLTVQQIKKVRTRIDEAVAENEQLMREAEGRRNAALREVGNHLHESVPVSNDEDENRVERTYGDCEQRQRYSHVDLIVMIDGMNGDKGAVVSGGRGYFLTGPAVFLEQALIQHSLHSLYAKGYTPLYTPFFMRKEVMQEVAQLSQFDEELYKVVGKSSGEDGAADEKYLIATSEQPIAAYHRDEWIAEATLPIKYAGLSTCFRQEVGSHGRDTRGIFRVHQFEKVEQFVLTSPHDNQSWEMMDEMIGNAEAFCQSLGIPYRVVNIVSGALNHAAAKKLDLEAWFAGSGAFRELVSCSNCLDYQARRLLVRYGQTKKMNAAVDYVHMLNATMCATTRVICAILETHQTETGIKVPEVLQKYMPEKYREEIPFVKPAPIDVEQAAAEAKKATGKKGGEAKKSGTAA